CGGCCAGATTCAGCATGTCGGAGTCCTTGAACGTCTGGTCGATCTTGTAGCCGGTCACTACGTCGTAAAGACGCATACGGTAAAGGCTGCCGCCGGCTCTGCCCTGGGGCACTGACCGCTCGATGTCCTTGACGAAGTAAACGCCACCCTCGTATTCAACTGCGGAATTCTTCTTGATTTCACCTGCTTTTGGCATTGCTACTGCTTCCAATATATAAAATGGGACAAATACGATGCTGATATACCATGAAGCTGGCTCTCTGGCGATAGCCAGCAAGCGGACTCAGGCCACCAGTGCACGCACGTCTGCCAGAAATCGATCCACCTGCCCCGATGTGGTGGACCATGAACACATCAGACGAGCGCTGCCACCAATGAAGTTGTAAAAATTCCAACCCTTCTCCCGCAAAACGGCCTGCACCGGCTCCGGCATCTCCACGAAAACACCATTCACCTGCCTGGGATAACGAAGCCTGATACCCGGCAGCCCCTGAAGTCCCTTCTCAAGCCGTTCTGCACACCCGTTGGCGTGGCGGGCATTCTGCAGCCATACATCCCCTTCCAGCAGCCCGCACCAGGGCGCCGAAATGTACCGCATTTTTGAGGCCAGCTGCCCTGCCTGCTTACAGCGCCACTCGAAGTCTTCAGCCAGTTCGTGGTTGAAGAACACCACTGCCTCACCCAACGCCAGGCCATTCTTGGTGCCCGAGAAGCACAACACATCCACCCCTGCCTTCCAGGTGATCTCGGAAGGATGCACGTCCAGTGCTGCCACGGCATTGGCGAAACGGGCGCCGTCCATATGAATGTTCAGCCTGTGTTGATCCGCTGTTCTGCGGATAGCATGCAATTCGGCTGGCGTATAAACCGTGCCCACCTCGGTGGCCTGGGTCAGGCTCAGGGCCTTGGGTTTGGGATAGTGGATATCGCTGCGCTTGGTAACCAGATACTCAATACTTTCCGGAGTCAGCTTTCCGTCCGCGCCCTGCCCCAACATTAACTTGGCCCCGTTTGAGGCGTACTCGGGCCCGCCACATTCGTCGGTTTCTATGTGCGCCAGCTCATGGCAGATAACACTGTGAAAGGATTGGCCAATGGAGGCCAGGGCAAGCGAATTGGCGGCGGTGCCATTGAACACGAAGTAGACATCGCAATCCGTGTCAAACAGCGTTCGAAGGTCATCCGCCGCCCGCTGTGTCCAGCGGTCCTCGCCGTAGGCCGGCTCATCGGTACAATTCGCCTCGGCCATCGCCTTCCAGGCTTGTGGGCAAACACCGCTGTAGTTATCACTGGCGAACTGTTCGGACTCTGACACGACGCCGCTCCTTCATTATTCGGGTGACGGGCCGCACCATGCGGCCCATCCTGTTCAGCTCATCAATCCCAGGTGTTCTGCGTCCTTCAGGATACAATCATCCAGAAGTTCGAGATACGCGGCCTTGGCTTTACGCTTGGTCTGCTCGTGCGCCTTCATGTTCAGCTTACGGAACTGCTGGGCCACTTCATTCGCCCTCGCTTTAAGCTGCTCCGGCGCAACCACCTCATCCAGGAAACCGGCTTCAACGGCTCCTTTGGGGCTGAAAATTTCCGCGTTGATCACGGAACGGTAAAAATGCGACGGCGACAGGCGGTGGCGCGCAATTTCGATACCGGCATGGTGCATGGTCATGCCGATGGCCACTTCGTTCAGGCCCAGCTTGAAATCACCCTCGATACCAATGCGGTAGTCCACCGACAGGAGAACGAACGCGCCCTTGGCAATGGCGTGGCCACTGCAGGCACCGATTATCGGCAGCGGGAAGGCTGCCAGGCGACGGGTGAACCGTGAACCGACCGTGACCAGCGCGGACGCTTCCTTCGGCCCTTTCTGCATTTCCTTCAGGTCGTAGCCGCCGGAAAGAATACCGGGCTGTCCCGTCAGAATGACCACGGCCTTGTCTTCCTCGGCCCGATCAAGGGCGTGATTCAGCGCCTCAAACACGTCGTGGCTCAGCGCATTCGCCTTGCCATTACTGATAGTGATTGTGGCTACGCCATCTTCCAATTGGTAATTTACAAGGTCCGTCACCGGAATACCCTCTTGCTGAAGTTGAATTTTGGTGTGGCGAACTTTGCCACCTTCTGCCCAAACTAGCTACTCTCAGGCATGCGCCGCGTTTTCCCGTACATCCAGGCCAACCCTAACAACGCCAGGCCAAGCCCCATAAACGCGGCTACCCGCCACAGGCCCTGCAGGCCCGCCATGTCGATCAGGAATATCTTGCCTATCACAACACCCAGCAGGGCCATGCCCGCCTTGCGAAGCACCTCGTTGTCACGTCTCGTAGAATAGAAAATGGCGGCAATGGCATACAACATGCCCACTACCGAATAGCTGTACAACTCCCCCTCTGACACACCAAACGACAGCCCCATCTCACTACCCTGCCAGAGCTGACGAATTTCCAGCAGGGTAAACAACGCAAAACAGGCAGCTGCCACGCACAACGACCATAGCCGGGGTGCAAGCTGAGGGAACCGGCTTGCAACAAGCGCCAGCAGCACCGGGCCACCAAAGGCAGGCAGCAGCATGTTGAATATCGCAGCATCACCAATGACGCTGTCGCCCCACCAGGGATTGTGCACAGTAACGAGAGTGAGATAACTCAGTATGGACAGTCCAAGCAGAATCCACGAGAACAGGCGATAGAGCCATTCCAGCGACTGGCTTGCTCTTGCGCGCACCATGTAGGTCAGGCTAAGCGCGCCCCACAGCATGGTGTTGATGGTCGCCTCGGTGAAACTGTACTCATGGGCAAAAATATCGCCCTCATAGAGCCAATGACGCATCTCTGCGCCGAGGAACAACACCAGCAAATGCAGTGTTGCCCCTTCGAGCCACGGGCGAATGCCATGATTCCTGCCGGCCATCCAGGTGGCAATGCCTGCAAACAGCGCCGCCCCACCATAGGTCCACAGGGACCAATGCACAGAGGCATCGTAGTCCTGCAACCATGGATTGAAGGTCAGCCGTGCAACGACCAGGGCCAGCGCCACTTTCAACAGCAGGTACAGTTCCGGCATCTCATAGCGGCGCGCCAGCCAGGTCAGACTGACAAACTGGGCAGAAAGCGCCAGCGTCAGTGAGCCTTCGCGGAACAGCATCACTGCTGCCAGGGAGTAACTCATGTGCGCCGCGAGAACGGCCCAGACAACGCCACCCCGATAGCGTTCGAGCGCTTCCATTTTCCAGGCCAGCACACCGTACACGCCGCCGATGACCAGCATCGCCACCGACCAGGTGACAGACGTTTCGGAGCCGTGAATCAGTAACCAGCCTAGAACCAGCCATACCAGGGGTGACAGAAACGTTAACGAGGCCCACCGCCGCTGATCACTCTGACGCACCCAGTGCCACAATCCCAGACCAACAGTGATTACGGCGGCAGCAATGAGATAGGAAAGAAAGCTGTCCTGTTGCTCCAGGGGCATCTGAGTCGGGAACAGCGTGTCTGCGCCACTGCGAGCCCTGTACCCCAACCAGCCTGCTGCGCTGGCCAGCACCGCACCCCAGGGAAGAAACCACAGCGCTCCGCGGCTCTGTGGAGCCAGCGCCGCCACTGGCAGGATCAACAACCAGCTCCAGAACAGCGGGCTGGAAACTGACTGGTCATCCATCGACAGTGCCCAGACAATCAACAGCGCTATCAGCACTTCCCGCAGGCGCGGCGCCTCCACCTTTGCCGAACCCGGCAGGATCGCGAAGACCAGAAACAACCCGGCGATATACCAGGCTGTCGCGGCTCCAGCGGCAGCAGAAGACACGGTAACCAACCACCACAAAAGTGCGCCAGCCAATGTGGCGTACCACAGCCAGTCGCGGTACACATAGCGCATCAACAGTAGCGAGCTGAGGGTAATCAGGAAGCTGTAAGCCAGCACAAATGCCACGCTGCCATCCTCACCACCGATCAGCAGAGGCACCAGATAGGCACCACTTAACCCCATGACTGCCAGCAACGGGCCATGAACCAGTGCTAACACCATGGTGCCCAGTGATACCACCGCCAGGCCGACCAGCCCCGTCGTCGGACTGACAAGTCCATAGTGGTGTACACCGGCCAGCAATGCGGCATATAAGGTAATACTGCCGCCGCCCGCCAGCGCAGCGAACACCTGGTTACGGCGGCGCAGGTATTCCGCTCCCGCATGCAACGCAAGACCACTTGCCAGAGCCATGATCAGTTGCTGCACAGGGCCAATAAGCCCGGCATTGATGGAATGGCTGACCATGAATATTCCCGCCAGGCACACACTCAGACCGCCAAGCCAGACCATCCAGTTTTCTTTCAGGGTACGAACCAGGCGGGAAGACTTTCCTGAGTCCGATGCGTTACTGGTTTCCGGGCGGGGCGAAACAACCCAATCATCGGTTGATGGCGCGGCTGGCCCGGGATGCGGTTCCGTCAGATGCCGCGCGGTGACGACGGGCGCTTCAGGCTCGTCCAGTTCCAATGCCGGCGGTTGATCCCCCCGTACCATCTGGCGTTTGAGCCCTGCAATTTCTGCTCGCAGCACTGACAGTTCGTGCTCCAGTGACGCCATACGAGCCGACTGGTCACCACGCCGGCGAAAGGCGAGAAAGCCCAGGACGGAGCCAACCGGAACAAGCACCGCAACGGCTAAAACCAGGATGAGGAGTAATGCTTCCAAGCTCTTTTCCCCTTCTTCAGAAGCTTGACATCTCGTCCTGCAGGTCGCGCTTCAGCTCCTCCGGCTCTGTTATCCACAGTGTGTCACCGCGGCCGGGAAAGACACCTACCTCCAGGCCGTCTTTGGTCAGGCCAGGTACCCATTTTTTGAAAAAATCAGGTAGCGAGATACTTTTCGGGGAGAGGTCACTGGCACCTTTCGCGTACTCCACCGCAAATGCCGAGCTGGGCCATACCGGCAAATGAGCAAGGGCACCGTCGTCCGATTCGATCTTCAGGAAGCGGTTCTCCGAATTCACCAGAATCCAGATTTCCCGCTCCTCACCCACCAGGCTCAGGAAGTAGTCGTATCGCTCTTCACCATTCAATTCGAGGATCTGGTTCATTTCGTCGTTGGTCATGGCAGTCATTAACAGTTGCACTCCGGTAAGATACCCTGCCCCATTCACCTGCTACACTGGCAGTGTTCAGGGCTACTTTGGGCCTTGAGATTTGGTTCCACAAGCACACTATAAGGAAATTGGAATGGGAAGCACGAAACTCATTGGCCTGGTTCTGCTGGTGGTTGGTATTGCCCTGCTCTTCTTCGGGTACCAGTCTACACAATCAGTGGGGGACCAGATTACTGAAACGCTCACCGGTCGCTTTACGGATGAAACCATGTGGTACCTGATTGGTGGCGCCGCAGCCGTTGTTGCGGGTGGATTCCTGGCGTTCGTCAGAAAATAATCATTGCAGGAGAGCAGACGTATGACACTTCACCTTGAACTTGCCCCCCTGATCAGTCTGGGTGCAGGCATTGGCATACTGGTATTTCCAAAGCTGCTCAACTACATCGTGGCAGGCTACCTGATCGTTCTGGGCGTTCTGGGATTACTGGGGCATTCCTTCTGAGGGCACCACACCCGTAACAGGAGAGCCCGGGTAGACTCGTTGATCCCGGGCTTCAGCGATCCACGTGTCCGAGCGAGCGTTCAGGGTCGATTTCGTCCCGTACCAGTTGCTTGAGCACCTTGATCTCCGGAAATCCTTCTTGCTCCTTGCGGGACCAGATCCGCTTTTCATTAACCCACACCTCGAAAATACCGCCACTTCCCGGATGCAACGCCAGCGATTCCAGCTCGCCTTCGAAGGTGGTCAGCAGTTCCTGTGCCATCCAGGCCGAACGTAGCAGCCAGCGGCAGCCTGTGCAGTAATGGATATCAACTCTGTTTGTCATTGCGCTCGTCCATTATTTTCCGGGAGTGTTTTCGTTCGCAGTATACAGCAGACGCTACGTCTTCTGACCGGGTCGGCGAAACAACACGTAGTTCCCCAGTATGGCCAGCATCGCTCCCAGTACCGCCGTAATAGTCCACTGGAAACCCTCAAGCCAGGTTGACACACTCAAGGCCACTATCGGGAACAGCACCGTTGCACCCTAGAATGTGGCCGTTGTGGGCACCACCCACTCAACCCCCTGAATCAGACACCAGACACCCAGGATCAAGGCGCCATAGACCATGCCCCAGGCATTGGCGACCAGCAGGGGGATCTCTGCAAGTCGAACCTCTATGCTCACCAGGTTCCCCATGGAAAACCAGAAAGTACCCGCAGCGGCAAACAGTATGCTGGCGCCGGTTGCGTTACCCAGCTGCAGGTCATGCCAGAACAACAACGCGACGCCGCTTATGCCCGGTGCCGTTTGCCTGTTTCCGGCGGCTGACCCGGGCCCGTGATCTGCTACGCCAGCCCGGGCATAAAATCACCGCCATCGCCCTGGCCTGCAGTTTCAATGACTCCAGCCAGTTCAGCCGGACGTTCAAGGACTGACCACAGAACCGTCGCCTAAAACTGCGTTCGACCCCGCAGCAACACCTGCACCTGGTCAATGCTGTCGTCCCCGTCCAGCGGGAAAGCAAAGTCCAGGTGCAGCATCCGCTGTACTTCAATCCGGTTTGAGGCCAGCCGCAGACCGAACCCCACATCTTTCAGGACGCCATCAGCCGGGCCATTGTTGCGTCCGTCATCGAACCACGCACGACCCACGTCAGTGAACAGAACACCGCCCAAACGGAACAGCTTGAACGGATGCCAGTCCGGAAAATAGCGCCGCTCCAGCGTCCAGAGTGCTCGCCGGTTACCCTGCTGGTAGTCACTCGGATATCCTCGGAGGCCATTTTCACCGCCGATCAATAGCTGCTGGTCCGCGGTCAGATTTCGGGCTGCCGTCACAGACAGATGGGTATACCAGCTCGTCCACCGCACAGAACCACCGTGAAAGTACTCCAGATTGAGTGTCCCCTGAAGATTCTCGACACGGTTTTCATCCAGGCGATAACTACCACTCTGGCTGAGCCCGTAGCGAGCATAGTTGGTTTCGGTAGCCAGCAGCGCATCCTCGAATTCGATGTTCAACACGACGCGATCTTCTGTAGCTCCCAGCCCGGGAGATGAATAACCCAGTTCTGTAAGCCACACAAACCCATCCCGGACATCCTCAACCCGCTGCAGGCGGGTGAGGTTTGTCATCTCCCGGAAGCGGTTTTCGCGGTAGTCAAAACCGATCCATGGATAGCTCAGGGTCCGGTCTTCCGGCAGTAAGTCCAGGTCGGGCTCATCCGGCAGGCGTTCAAAATTCAGCGCATCATAACGCCAACCGGCAAGCAGCCTCCATTGGCGATCATTACGCTCCGCGAGCCGCCAGCCCACATCAACACTGACGAACTCCTGGCTACGGCGGTAATCAGCAATGGCCTCGGCCCCCACGAAACGGGACTCATCCCGTACGTCGTCCACGCCGCTGAGCCCGAAGCGCCAATCTGTACGTTGGCTAAAAAATGGTCGTTCCAGGTAGACACTACGGCCGCGGCCGTCGCTGCGTTTATCGTAGGAAAATCCCGACTGCCAGTGGGAACCAAGGACATTGGGATCATCATAATTTATGCCGGTCTCGGTGCGGTCCGGGTCCCTGGTGTAGGAAATCCCCACGCTCTTGCCGGACCCCAGAAAGTTCGGGTCGGAAATACCGGTGTTGGTTGTGTTCTCGCCACCGGAACGTGACCCTCCGACCGTAGGAAATAACGTCCAGGTATCCCGTGCCAGAACACTTACCTCCACCTCATCCCCGCAGACACGAGTGACACCAACCCAGGCCGCGGCCAGGTACTCGCGCTGACGGAGAATGCGCTCGGACTCGGCGATGGCATCCGGCTCGTAGACATTGCCCTCACGGAACACTAGCTGGGCACGCAGAGCAGACTCCCAGGTGGGCGTATTGAGTGCGTTCATAGTGCGGTAAAAAACATTGTCCTGGTCCGGATCACTGACATCAAAAATCGGTCGGCGAATGATACGAACCTGGCCAATGCGGGCTCCTTCCGGGATCACCATATCGCTCTGGCGTGCCAACTGGTCCCGGGGCTGGTCAAGGTCAATCGACTCCGGCTGGACCTCGCTGAAGGTACAGCGGTCTGTTTCGGGATCTGCTGCCACGGGCGGGCAGAAGAGTCCTATCCCGAAAATAACAAAGGCACGCTTGAACATGATCAGGTTCTCATACTCGGGGCCTACCTAATCCCTTAAAATATCGTGGCCACCCTCCTGCTGGAAGAAAATGGCGCAGCCAGCATCACCCGCTACTCGGCCCATGGCGAGAAGCTCTGGAGCAGAAAGTTCAGCGCTGCCTCGGTTCACTTGATAACTTGCTCCAGCGGCCGCCGCAGGGATCGTGGCATTTCCGCTCCGCGACCAATTCTCACGACAAAGTCCGGCCGTCGGTTCCCCACACCCAGAAAACGGGCAAATTCCGCTCGCAGCGGAGCCACCTCAACCGGCTGATTAATAAAGGCCGTACTCAGGCCCAACGCGGTGGCCTGCAGGGCGAGTCGCTCGTAGCACCGACCGGCTTCAATCCAATGGGGCTTGTCGTCGATCTCAGAAACCAGTACTGCAATCGCAGATGAGCTCCGGATGTGACGGTAGTCTTTCTGGTTCTGCTTCTTCGCAGAGAACCCGAAGTGCATCGCCATCAAACCCAGCCATCGAGGCACTGCCGGGTTGCCCATGACCGGTCCATACAGACCGTCACCTTTTGTCACCGCCTCTGAACCGTTAAAGCGAATCCAGGACTTGAGCTCCCGGGCCCATTCTGAATCGCCAAACTGGGCGGTATTGCCTTCCGCCACATATCGCGCCACCTGCTCCTTCTGTTCACCATCAGTGAACACAATGATGGAGACTCCATCACCCTGCCCGGCCTTCTCCAATTGCTGCAACTGCTCGGCAGAGAGTTGCGAACCATCGTACTCGACGCGGCTGCACTGCCTTTGGGGAATGGCCTCGAACAAAGGCGACCGGAAAGGGGTTGTTTCCTCAAAATCAATGTTGACCCCCGAGGTTGAGGCATCATAGGAACAGTGGCCCTTCAGCCCCGCCGCTTCTGCTGCCAGCAGCAGATTCTCGGCGGCACAGCCCAGGCTCGCGTACAGGTGGTGGTCGTCAGGGTCGACAGCCGGACATCGCCGTGACAGATCCGGAAGAATCCGTATCCGGTTGTTTTCCAGTTTGAAAATCCAGGGCTGGGTATTGTGACTGGACGCCGCCAGCGTCGCATAATGCACGAGCACTGAATAATCTTGCGCCGCGTTGTCCAGCGCCAGGTGACGCCAGGTCTCCTTTGCATAGTCTGAGTAGTTCATCTCGCCCTCACATGCCGCCTTCAGGCAACGTTGTGTTAGCCAGTATCTTACCAATCGGCCGGCCGCTCTTGACGCATATCAAGAAGACATCCCGTTAGCCGGAATCTGAAGGCGCCTGTCTGTACCGCCCGGCTTTTTCATGCCTATCATGAACTGTACAGCGATAACGGTTCGCCCAATAGCCATCCGCATCCGGGACACTACATATGCCCTCTCCAGGCAAAACCGTTCAACCGGAAACTATCCCATTCGGTTCGCTGGCATTATTTCTGGCGCTGACGTTCGGAATTGCCTGGGGAATCCTCGCTGCGTTCATTTTTTTACCAGAAACCATGGTCGGTGTTTTTGGCGAAATTACCGGTCAACACCCCCTGTTTTACCTTGCGGTCTGGGCCCCGGCCATTGCGGCCTTTATCGTGGTTTTCCGATTGTCGGGCATCGAAGGTTTACGCCGATATCTTGGCCGTTTTCTGATTTGGCGCTGTTCCCGGTGGTGGTATGCATTTCTGCTAATCGGAGTCCCTTTGGTGTTTGTGGCTGGTTCGCTCATGAAGGGCAATATTTC
Above is a genomic segment from Marinobacter panjinensis containing:
- a CDS encoding threonine aldolase family protein — protein: MSESEQFASDNYSGVCPQAWKAMAEANCTDEPAYGEDRWTQRAADDLRTLFDTDCDVYFVFNGTAANSLALASIGQSFHSVICHELAHIETDECGGPEYASNGAKLMLGQGADGKLTPESIEYLVTKRSDIHYPKPKALSLTQATEVGTVYTPAELHAIRRTADQHRLNIHMDGARFANAVAALDVHPSEITWKAGVDVLCFSGTKNGLALGEAVVFFNHELAEDFEWRCKQAGQLASKMRYISAPWCGLLEGDVWLQNARHANGCAERLEKGLQGLPGIRLRYPRQVNGVFVEMPEPVQAVLREKGWNFYNFIGGSARLMCSWSTTSGQVDRFLADVRALVA
- a CDS encoding crotonase/enoyl-CoA hydratase family protein yields the protein MTDLVNYQLEDGVATITISNGKANALSHDVFEALNHALDRAEEDKAVVILTGQPGILSGGYDLKEMQKGPKEASALVTVGSRFTRRLAAFPLPIIGACSGHAIAKGAFVLLSVDYRIGIEGDFKLGLNEVAIGMTMHHAGIEIARHRLSPSHFYRSVINAEIFSPKGAVEAGFLDEVVAPEQLKARANEVAQQFRKLNMKAHEQTKRKAKAAYLELLDDCILKDAEHLGLMS
- a CDS encoding DUF2339 domain-containing protein — protein: MEALLLILVLAVAVLVPVGSVLGFLAFRRRGDQSARMASLEHELSVLRAEIAGLKRQMVRGDQPPALELDEPEAPVVTARHLTEPHPGPAAPSTDDWVVSPRPETSNASDSGKSSRLVRTLKENWMVWLGGLSVCLAGIFMVSHSINAGLIGPVQQLIMALASGLALHAGAEYLRRRNQVFAALAGGGSITLYAALLAGVHHYGLVSPTTGLVGLAVVSLGTMVLALVHGPLLAVMGLSGAYLVPLLIGGEDGSVAFVLAYSFLITLSSLLLMRYVYRDWLWYATLAGALLWWLVTVSSAAAGAATAWYIAGLFLVFAILPGSAKVEAPRLREVLIALLIVWALSMDDQSVSSPLFWSWLLILPVAALAPQSRGALWFLPWGAVLASAAGWLGYRARSGADTLFPTQMPLEQQDSFLSYLIAAAVITVGLGLWHWVRQSDQRRWASLTFLSPLVWLVLGWLLIHGSETSVTWSVAMLVIGGVYGVLAWKMEALERYRGGVVWAVLAAHMSYSLAAVMLFREGSLTLALSAQFVSLTWLARRYEMPELYLLLKVALALVVARLTFNPWLQDYDASVHWSLWTYGGAALFAGIATWMAGRNHGIRPWLEGATLHLLVLFLGAEMRHWLYEGDIFAHEYSFTEATINTMLWGALSLTYMVRARASQSLEWLYRLFSWILLGLSILSYLTLVTVHNPWWGDSVIGDAAIFNMLLPAFGGPVLLALVASRFPQLAPRLWSLCVAAACFALFTLLEIRQLWQGSEMGLSFGVSEGELYSYSVVGMLYAIAAIFYSTRRDNEVLRKAGMALLGVVIGKIFLIDMAGLQGLWRVAAFMGLGLALLGLAWMYGKTRRMPESS
- a CDS encoding DUF2750 domain-containing protein — its product is MTAMTNDEMNQILELNGEERYDYFLSLVGEEREIWILVNSENRFLKIESDDGALAHLPVWPSSAFAVEYAKGASDLSPKSISLPDFFKKWVPGLTKDGLEVGVFPGRGDTLWITEPEELKRDLQDEMSSF
- a CDS encoding DUF3185 family protein — its product is MGSTKLIGLVLLVVGIALLFFGYQSTQSVGDQITETLTGRFTDETMWYLIGGAAAVVAGGFLAFVRK
- a CDS encoding DUF3096 domain-containing protein; amino-acid sequence: MTLHLELAPLISLGAGIGILVFPKLLNYIVAGYLIVLGVLGLLGHSF
- a CDS encoding SelT/SelW/SelH family protein; translated protein: MTNRVDIHYCTGCRWLLRSAWMAQELLTTFEGELESLALHPGSGGIFEVWVNEKRIWSRKEQEGFPEIKVLKQLVRDEIDPERSLGHVDR
- a CDS encoding helix-turn-helix domain-containing protein gives rise to the protein MPFACFRRLTRARDLLRQPGHKITAIALACSFNDSSQFSRTFKD
- a CDS encoding BamA/TamA family outer membrane protein, encoding MFKRAFVIFGIGLFCPPVAADPETDRCTFSEVQPESIDLDQPRDQLARQSDMVIPEGARIGQVRIIRRPIFDVSDPDQDNVFYRTMNALNTPTWESALRAQLVFREGNVYEPDAIAESERILRQREYLAAAWVGVTRVCGDEVEVSVLARDTWTLFPTVGGSRSGGENTTNTGISDPNFLGSGKSVGISYTRDPDRTETGINYDDPNVLGSHWQSGFSYDKRSDGRGRSVYLERPFFSQRTDWRFGLSGVDDVRDESRFVGAEAIADYRRSQEFVSVDVGWRLAERNDRQWRLLAGWRYDALNFERLPDEPDLDLLPEDRTLSYPWIGFDYRENRFREMTNLTRLQRVEDVRDGFVWLTELGYSSPGLGATEDRVVLNIEFEDALLATETNYARYGLSQSGSYRLDENRVENLQGTLNLEYFHGGSVRWTSWYTHLSVTAARNLTADQQLLIGGENGLRGYPSDYQQGNRRALWTLERRYFPDWHPFKLFRLGGVLFTDVGRAWFDDGRNNGPADGVLKDVGFGLRLASNRIEVQRMLHLDFAFPLDGDDSIDQVQVLLRGRTQF
- a CDS encoding Acg family FMN-binding oxidoreductase; protein product: MNYSDYAKETWRHLALDNAAQDYSVLVHYATLAASSHNTQPWIFKLENNRIRILPDLSRRCPAVDPDDHHLYASLGCAAENLLLAAEAAGLKGHCSYDASTSGVNIDFEETTPFRSPLFEAIPQRQCSRVEYDGSQLSAEQLQQLEKAGQGDGVSIIVFTDGEQKEQVARYVAEGNTAQFGDSEWARELKSWIRFNGSEAVTKGDGLYGPVMGNPAVPRWLGLMAMHFGFSAKKQNQKDYRHIRSSSAIAVLVSEIDDKPHWIEAGRCYERLALQATALGLSTAFINQPVEVAPLRAEFARFLGVGNRRPDFVVRIGRGAEMPRSLRRPLEQVIK